A window of the Streptomyces sp. JB150 genome harbors these coding sequences:
- a CDS encoding NADH-quinone oxidoreductase subunit B produces the protein MGLEEKLPSGFLLTTVEQAAGWVRKASVFPATFGLACCAIEMMTTGAGRYDLARFGMEVFRGSPRQADLMIVAGRVSQKMAPVLRQVYDQMPNPKWVISMGVCASSGGMFNNYAIVQGVDHIVPVDIYLPGCPPRPEMLMDAILKLHQKIQGSKLGVNAEEAAREAEEAALKALPTIEMKGLLR, from the coding sequence ATGGGACTCGAAGAAAAGCTGCCGAGCGGCTTCCTGCTGACCACCGTCGAGCAGGCCGCCGGGTGGGTGCGCAAGGCATCGGTCTTCCCGGCCACCTTCGGCCTGGCCTGCTGCGCCATCGAGATGATGACCACCGGCGCCGGACGGTACGACCTGGCGCGCTTCGGCATGGAGGTCTTCCGCGGCTCGCCGCGCCAGGCCGACCTGATGATCGTCGCCGGCCGCGTCAGCCAGAAGATGGCGCCGGTGCTGCGGCAGGTCTACGACCAGATGCCGAACCCCAAGTGGGTGATCTCCATGGGGGTCTGCGCCTCCTCCGGCGGCATGTTCAACAACTACGCCATCGTCCAGGGCGTCGACCACATCGTCCCCGTCGACATCTACCTCCCCGGCTGCCCGCCGCGGCCGGAGATGCTCATGGACGCCATCCTCAAGCTCCACCAGAAGATCCAGGGCTCCAAGCTCGGGGTCAACGCCGAGGAGGCGGCCCGCGAGGCGGAGGAAGCGGCGCTCAAGGCCCTGCCGACGATCGAGATGAAGGGGCTGCTGCGGTGA
- a CDS encoding NADH-quinone oxidoreductase subunit A, translated as MNAYAPILVLGALGAGFAIFSVVMATLIGPKRYNRAKLEAYECGIEPTPTPAGGGRFPIKYYLTAMLFIVFDIEIVFLYPWAVTFDALGVFGLVEMLLFVLTVFVAYAYVWRRGGLEWD; from the coding sequence GTGAACGCGTATGCGCCCATCCTCGTACTGGGAGCCCTCGGGGCAGGCTTTGCGATCTTCTCCGTGGTCATGGCCACGCTGATCGGTCCGAAGCGGTACAACCGCGCCAAGCTCGAGGCCTACGAGTGCGGTATCGAGCCGACCCCCACGCCGGCCGGCGGCGGGCGCTTCCCCATCAAGTACTACCTGACGGCGATGCTCTTCATCGTCTTCGACATCGAGATCGTCTTCCTCTACCCCTGGGCCGTCACCTTCGACGCCCTGGGTGTGTTCGGGCTCGTGGAGATGCTGCTCTTCGTGCTCACCGTCTTCGTCGCCTACGCCTACGTCTGGCGGCGCGGCGGCCTGGAATGGGACTAG
- a CDS encoding C40 family peptidase has translation MKEPLIPVVLMSHTAHIRSHRKPRRSASSIAMRAGVAGGILSTVAVAGASASANAAEPVTQTLELPTLTDDLAAQVAESADATELAAANYELRAERDAAAAQAAKEAKADLAEAKKKAEAKKKAEEAARRAAAERAARDAERTTLTASASASASPQGSVSAPSVSAPASGSVGTVISFLKAQLGDAYVMGATGPNAWDCSSLVQAAFRQVGVDLPRVSQDQSMVGTDIPLSQIQPGDILYWGGKGSAYHVGVYIGNGQYLDAANPSKGVVIQDLSGYPASGAVRVL, from the coding sequence ATGAAGGAGCCCCTGATACCGGTTGTTCTCATGTCCCACACCGCTCACATACGCAGCCACCGGAAGCCCCGCCGCAGCGCGTCCTCGATCGCGATGCGGGCCGGAGTTGCCGGTGGCATCCTCAGCACCGTGGCAGTGGCCGGTGCGTCGGCGTCCGCGAACGCCGCCGAACCGGTGACGCAGACTCTCGAACTGCCCACCCTGACGGACGACCTGGCCGCCCAGGTCGCCGAGTCCGCGGACGCCACCGAACTGGCCGCCGCGAACTACGAGCTGCGGGCCGAGCGTGACGCGGCCGCGGCCCAGGCCGCCAAGGAGGCCAAGGCCGACCTCGCCGAGGCGAAGAAGAAGGCGGAAGCCAAGAAGAAGGCCGAGGAGGCCGCGCGCCGGGCCGCCGCCGAGCGCGCCGCCCGCGACGCCGAGCGCACCACGCTCACCGCGTCCGCGTCCGCCTCCGCGTCCCCGCAGGGCTCCGTGTCCGCGCCGTCCGTCTCCGCGCCCGCGAGCGGCAGCGTCGGTACGGTCATCTCGTTCCTCAAGGCCCAGCTGGGCGACGCCTACGTCATGGGCGCGACCGGCCCCAACGCCTGGGACTGCTCCAGCCTCGTCCAGGCCGCCTTCCGCCAGGTCGGTGTGGACCTGCCGCGCGTGTCCCAGGACCAGTCGATGGTCGGCACCGACATCCCGCTGTCCCAGATCCAGCCCGGCGACATCCTGTACTGGGGTGGCAAGGGCTCCGCGTACCACGTGGGTGTCTACATCGGCAACGGCCAGTACCTGGACGCCGCGAACCCCTCCAAGGGCGTCGTCATCCAGGACCTGTCCGGCTACCCGGCGTCGGGCGCGGTGCGCGTCCTCTGA
- the nuoE gene encoding NADH-quinone oxidoreductase subunit NuoE: MTTSSSERAERGVSLGMPELPAPDYPDDVRARLERDAREIIARYPDSRSALLPLLHLVQSEEGHVTRTGMRFCAETLGLTTAEVTAVATFYTMYRRKPSGDYQVGVCTNTLCAVMGGDAIFETLQEHLGVGNGETTDDGKVTLEHIECNAACDYAPVVMVNWEFFDNQTPDSARRLVDDLRAGRPVSPTRGAPLCTFKETARILAGFPDERPGAVEAGGSGGPASLVGLRLAKGEAAPARVVHPRGEAPRDEPPHQPPPAEHLSSHDAPQSTSASDPANPSGPVAEEGE, encoded by the coding sequence GTGACCACCTCATCCTCGGAGCGAGCCGAGCGAGGCGTCAGTCTGGGCATGCCCGAGCTGCCCGCGCCCGACTACCCGGACGACGTCCGAGCCCGGCTCGAACGGGACGCGCGGGAGATCATCGCCCGCTACCCGGACTCCCGGTCCGCACTCCTGCCGCTGCTGCACCTGGTGCAGTCGGAGGAGGGCCACGTCACGCGCACCGGGATGCGGTTCTGCGCGGAGACGCTCGGCCTGACCACGGCCGAGGTCACCGCGGTGGCCACCTTCTACACCATGTACCGGCGCAAGCCCTCCGGTGACTACCAGGTGGGCGTGTGCACCAACACCCTGTGCGCGGTGATGGGCGGCGACGCCATCTTCGAGACCCTCCAGGAACACCTGGGCGTCGGCAACGGCGAGACCACCGACGACGGCAAGGTCACCCTGGAGCACATCGAGTGCAACGCGGCCTGCGACTACGCCCCCGTCGTGATGGTCAACTGGGAGTTCTTCGACAACCAGACCCCGGACAGCGCCCGGCGCCTCGTCGACGACCTGCGCGCCGGCCGGCCCGTCAGCCCCACCCGCGGCGCGCCCCTGTGCACCTTCAAGGAGACCGCCCGGATCCTGGCCGGCTTCCCCGACGAGCGGCCCGGCGCCGTCGAGGCGGGCGGCAGCGGCGGACCGGCGTCCCTGGTGGGCCTGCGCCTGGCCAAGGGCGAGGCGGCGCCCGCGCGCGTGGTCCACCCGCGCGGTGAGGCACCCCGTGACGAGCCGCCGCACCAGCCGCCGCCCGCGGAGCACCTCAGCTCCCACGACGCGCCGCAGTCCACATCGGCCTCCGACCCCGCGAACCCCAGCGGACCCGTCGCCGAGGAGGGGGAGTGA
- the nuoF gene encoding NADH-quinone oxidoreductase subunit NuoF, with product MMTVVPDVKDTSPEKLLAPVLSAFWDEDRSWSLDVYRRHEGYEGLRKALAMSPDDVIAYVKDSGLRGRGGAGFPTGMKWQFIPQGDGKPHYLVVNADESEPGTCKDIPLLFANPHSLIEGIVIACYAIRSSHAFIYLRGEVVPVLRRLHEAVREAYAAGYLGKNILGSGLDLELTVHAGAGAYICGEETALLDSLEGRRGQPRLRPPFPAVAGLYACPTVVNNVESIASVPAIMKNGKDWFRSMGSEKSPGFTLYSLSGHVASPGQYEAPLGITLRQLLDMSGGMRPGHRLKFWTPGGSSTPMFTDEHLDVPLDYEGVGAAGSMLGTKALQCFDETTCVVRAVTRWTEFYAHESCGKCTPCREGTYWLVQLLRDIEAGKGAMSDLDKLADIADNINGKSFCALGDGAASPIFSSLKYFREEYEQHITGRGCPFDPAKSTAWADHRTEVNA from the coding sequence GTGATGACCGTGGTACCCGACGTCAAGGACACCAGCCCCGAGAAGCTGCTCGCACCCGTGCTGTCGGCCTTCTGGGACGAGGACCGCTCCTGGTCGCTGGACGTCTACCGGCGGCACGAGGGCTACGAGGGGCTGCGCAAGGCGCTCGCCATGTCGCCGGACGACGTGATCGCGTACGTCAAGGACTCCGGTCTGCGCGGGCGCGGCGGCGCGGGATTCCCGACGGGCATGAAGTGGCAGTTCATCCCGCAGGGCGACGGCAAACCGCACTATCTCGTGGTCAACGCCGACGAGTCGGAGCCCGGGACCTGCAAGGACATCCCGCTCCTCTTCGCCAACCCGCACAGCCTCATCGAGGGCATCGTCATCGCGTGCTACGCCATCAGGTCGTCGCACGCCTTCATCTATCTGCGGGGCGAGGTCGTCCCCGTCCTGCGGCGGCTGCACGAGGCCGTCCGCGAGGCCTACGCGGCGGGCTACCTCGGCAAGAACATCCTCGGCAGCGGACTCGACCTCGAACTCACCGTGCACGCGGGCGCCGGCGCGTACATCTGCGGTGAGGAGACCGCGCTGCTCGACTCGCTCGAAGGCCGCCGCGGCCAGCCGCGGCTGCGTCCCCCCTTCCCCGCCGTCGCGGGCCTGTACGCGTGCCCCACTGTCGTGAACAACGTCGAGTCGATCGCGTCGGTTCCCGCCATCATGAAGAACGGCAAGGACTGGTTCAGGTCGATGGGCAGCGAGAAGTCCCCGGGCTTCACGCTGTACTCGCTCAGCGGCCACGTGGCCAGCCCCGGCCAGTACGAGGCCCCGCTCGGCATCACCCTGCGCCAGCTGCTCGACATGAGCGGCGGGATGCGGCCCGGGCACCGGCTGAAGTTCTGGACGCCGGGTGGCTCCTCGACGCCGATGTTCACCGACGAGCACCTCGACGTGCCCCTCGACTACGAGGGCGTCGGCGCCGCCGGGTCCATGCTCGGCACCAAGGCCCTGCAGTGCTTCGACGAGACGACCTGCGTGGTCCGCGCCGTCACCCGCTGGACCGAGTTCTACGCCCACGAGTCCTGCGGCAAGTGCACCCCGTGCCGGGAAGGCACCTACTGGCTGGTGCAGCTGCTGCGCGACATCGAGGCCGGCAAGGGCGCCATGAGCGACCTCGACAAGCTGGCCGACATCGCCGACAACATCAACGGCAAGTCCTTCTGCGCCCTCGGTGACGGTGCCGCCTCGCCGATCTTCTCCTCGCTGAAGTACTTCCGCGAGGAGTACGAGCAGCACATCACGGGCCGCGGCTGCCCCTTCGACCCGGCCAAGTCGACGGCCTGGGCCGATCACCGCACGGAGGTGAACGCATGA
- a CDS encoding NADH-quinone oxidoreductase subunit C: MSDANGTQGAHGPDRPNPEQDLSASNLPGQRGDGGEEIRVQRGMFGANNGGDTSGYGGLVRSVRLPGPASRPYGGWFDEVADELEGALEEQGLLPGNAIEKTVVDRGELTFHIEREHLVRVARTLRDDPALRFELCTGVSGVHYPHDKGRELHAVYHLRSITHNRLIRLEVSAPDADPRIPSLVEVYPTNDWHERETYDFFGIVFDGHPALTRIMMPDDWQGHPQRKDYPLGGIPVEYKGAQIPAPDQRRSYS, from the coding sequence GTGAGCGACGCGAACGGCACCCAGGGTGCGCACGGGCCGGACCGGCCCAACCCCGAGCAGGACCTCAGCGCCTCCAACCTCCCCGGACAGCGCGGCGACGGCGGCGAGGAGATCCGCGTCCAGCGCGGCATGTTCGGCGCGAACAACGGCGGCGACACCTCCGGCTACGGCGGCCTGGTCCGCTCGGTCCGGCTCCCGGGACCGGCGAGCAGGCCCTACGGCGGCTGGTTCGACGAGGTCGCCGACGAGCTGGAGGGCGCGCTGGAGGAGCAGGGACTGCTCCCCGGCAACGCCATCGAGAAGACGGTCGTCGACCGCGGCGAACTCACCTTCCACATCGAACGCGAGCACCTGGTCCGCGTCGCCCGCACCCTGCGCGACGACCCGGCCCTGCGCTTCGAGCTGTGCACCGGCGTCAGCGGCGTCCACTACCCGCACGACAAGGGCCGCGAGCTGCACGCCGTCTACCACCTGCGCTCGATCACCCACAACCGGCTGATCCGCCTCGAAGTCAGCGCCCCGGACGCCGACCCGCGCATCCCGTCCCTGGTCGAGGTCTACCCGACCAACGACTGGCACGAGCGCGAGACGTACGACTTCTTCGGGATCGTCTTCGACGGCCACCCGGCCCTGACGCGGATCATGATGCCGGACGACTGGCAGGGCCACCCGCAGCGCAAGGACTACCCCCTCGGCGGCATCCCCGTCGAGTACAAGGGCGCCCAGATCCCGGCTCCGGACCAGCGGAGGTCGTACTCGTGA
- a CDS encoding NADH-quinone oxidoreductase subunit D, whose translation MSTSHASPRETTEGTVYTVTGGDWDEIVQSAAKADDERIVVNMGPQHPSTHGVLRLILEIEGETVTEARCGIGYLHTGIEKNLEYRTWTQGTTFVTRMDYLTSFFNETAYCLAVEKLLGIEDQITERAKIIRVLLMELNRMSSHLVCIATGGMELGATTIMIYGFRDREMILDLYELITGLRMNHAYIRPGGLAQDLPPGAVDQIREFVKKMKRNLPEYDKLATGNPIFKARMQDIGYLDLAGCMALGATGPILRSTGLPHDLRKAQPYSGYETYDFDVPTTDTCDAYGRFLIRLEEMRQSLRIIEQCLDRLQPGPVMVPDKKIAWPAQLALGPDGLGNSLDHIKKIMGTSMEALIHHFKLVTEGFRVPPGQAYAAVESPKGELGVHAVSDGGTRPYRVHFRDPSFTNLQAMAAMCEGGQVADVIVAVASIDPVMGGVDR comes from the coding sequence GTGAGCACTTCGCACGCCTCCCCCAGGGAGACCACTGAGGGCACCGTCTACACGGTCACCGGCGGCGACTGGGACGAGATCGTCCAGTCCGCGGCCAAGGCCGACGACGAGCGCATCGTCGTCAACATGGGCCCGCAGCACCCCTCCACCCACGGGGTGCTCCGCCTGATCCTGGAGATCGAGGGCGAGACGGTCACCGAGGCCCGCTGCGGCATCGGCTACCTGCACACCGGCATCGAGAAGAACCTCGAGTACCGGACCTGGACGCAGGGCACCACGTTCGTGACGCGCATGGACTACCTGACGTCCTTCTTCAACGAGACCGCCTACTGTCTCGCCGTCGAGAAACTGCTCGGCATCGAGGACCAGATCACCGAACGCGCCAAGATCATCCGCGTGCTCCTGATGGAGCTGAACCGGATGTCCTCCCACCTGGTGTGCATCGCCACCGGCGGCATGGAGCTGGGCGCCACCACGATCATGATCTACGGGTTCCGCGACCGCGAGATGATCCTCGACCTCTACGAGCTCATCACGGGCCTCAGGATGAACCACGCGTACATCCGCCCCGGCGGACTCGCCCAGGACCTGCCGCCCGGTGCGGTGGACCAGATCCGCGAGTTCGTGAAGAAGATGAAGCGGAACCTCCCGGAGTACGACAAGCTCGCCACCGGGAACCCCATCTTCAAGGCCCGCATGCAGGACATCGGCTACCTCGACCTGGCCGGCTGCATGGCCCTCGGCGCCACCGGCCCGATCCTGCGCTCCACCGGCCTCCCGCACGACCTGCGCAAGGCCCAGCCCTACAGCGGCTACGAGACGTACGACTTCGACGTCCCGACCACCGACACCTGCGACGCCTACGGCCGCTTCCTGATCCGGCTGGAGGAGATGCGCCAGTCGCTGCGGATCATCGAGCAGTGCCTGGACCGGCTCCAGCCCGGCCCGGTCATGGTGCCTGACAAGAAGATCGCCTGGCCCGCCCAGCTCGCCCTCGGGCCGGACGGTCTCGGCAACTCCCTCGACCACATCAAGAAGATCATGGGCACCTCCATGGAGGCCCTGATCCACCACTTCAAGCTGGTCACCGAGGGCTTCCGGGTCCCGCCCGGACAGGCCTACGCGGCCGTCGAGTCACCCAAGGGCGAACTCGGCGTGCACGCCGTCTCCGACGGCGGCACCCGCCCCTACCGGGTCCACTTCCGCGACCCGTCCTTCACCAACCTGCAAGCCATGGCGGCGATGTGCGAGGGCGGCCAGGTCGCCGACGTCATCGTCGCCGTCGCGTCCATCGACCCCGTGATGGGAGGCGTCGACCGGTGA
- a CDS encoding Cmx/CmrA family chloramphenicol efflux MFS transporter — protein sequence MPFLLHVLGLAVFAQGTSEFMLAGLVPGIARELSVSPAAAASLTSAYAIGMVAGAPVMAAWSAHWPRRRALAVFLAAFVAVHVAGALTDDFAVLFATRVVAALVNAGFLAVAMSVAASLVPPAEQGRATAVLLSGVTLACVAGVPAGALLGERAGWRAAFWAVAALCLPALALVFRSAPAGAAGRAPVSVRRELRVLGERPVRSALALAALVNGATFATFAHLAVVATEVTRLPEAVVPGLLAAFGAGAFLGVTVAGRRGDGRLVRYATAALPAGWAALALTASGAVPLFLLAAVLGALSFGAGSALVGRVLRAASGAPALGGSFATAALNVGAFAGPLAAGAAASAAGDQRAAAWVSVALAAVGAALAAAGRRSGRAARRARDGVA from the coding sequence TTGCCTTTCCTCCTTCACGTCCTGGGCCTCGCCGTCTTCGCCCAGGGGACGTCCGAGTTCATGCTGGCCGGGCTCGTGCCGGGCATCGCCCGGGAGCTGTCCGTGTCACCGGCCGCCGCGGCGAGCCTGACCTCCGCCTACGCGATCGGCATGGTCGCCGGCGCCCCGGTGATGGCCGCCTGGAGTGCCCACTGGCCGCGCCGCCGGGCGCTGGCGGTGTTCCTCGCGGCGTTCGTCGCCGTGCATGTGGCCGGCGCGCTCACGGACGACTTCGCGGTGCTGTTCGCCACCCGGGTCGTCGCCGCGCTCGTCAACGCCGGTTTCCTGGCGGTGGCGATGTCCGTGGCCGCCTCCCTCGTCCCTCCCGCCGAGCAGGGCCGGGCGACCGCCGTGCTCCTGTCCGGGGTCACGCTGGCGTGCGTCGCCGGGGTGCCCGCGGGCGCGCTGCTCGGTGAGCGGGCCGGGTGGCGGGCGGCGTTCTGGGCGGTGGCCGCGCTGTGTCTGCCCGCGCTGGCGCTGGTGTTCCGCTCGGCGCCCGCCGGCGCCGCCGGCCGCGCCCCGGTCTCGGTCCGCCGGGAGCTGCGGGTCCTCGGGGAACGCCCGGTGCGGTCGGCGCTGGCGCTCGCCGCGCTCGTCAACGGGGCGACCTTCGCGACGTTCGCCCACCTCGCCGTCGTCGCCACGGAGGTGACGCGGTTGCCCGAGGCGGTGGTGCCCGGGCTGCTCGCGGCGTTCGGAGCGGGTGCCTTCCTCGGGGTGACCGTGGCCGGCCGCCGGGGCGACGGCCGTCTCGTCCGGTACGCGACGGCCGCGCTGCCGGCCGGCTGGGCGGCGCTCGCCCTGACCGCCTCGGGCGCCGTACCCCTGTTCCTCCTGGCCGCCGTCCTCGGCGCGTTGTCCTTCGGCGCCGGCTCGGCGCTGGTGGGGCGGGTGCTGCGGGCGGCGTCCGGCGCGCCCGCGCTGGGCGGCTCGTTCGCCACGGCCGCGCTGAACGTGGGCGCGTTCGCCGGGCCTCTGGCGGCCGGGGCGGCCGCCTCCGCGGCGGGCGACCAGCGGGCCGCCGCCTGGGTCAGCGTCGCTCTCGCCGCGGTGGGAGCGGCCCTGGCCGCCGCCGGCCGCCGTAGCGGGCGGGCGGCACGGCGGGCACGGGACGGGGTGGCGTGA
- a CDS encoding NADH-quinone oxidoreductase subunit G, producing the protein MTVTTSAPAGGGEAAVPPEDLVTLTIDGIEISVPKGTLVIRAAEQLGIEIPRFCDHPLLDPAGACRQCIVEVEGQRKPMASCTITCTDGMVVKTQLTSPVAEKAQHGVMELLLINHPLDCPVCDKGGECPLQNQAMSHGNAESRFEGRKRTYEKPVPISTQVLLDRERCVLCARCTRFSNQVAGDPMIELIERGALQQVGTGEGDPFESYFSGNTIQICPVGALTSAAYRFRSRPFDLVSSPSVCEHCSGGCATRTDHRRGKVMRRLAANDPEVNEEWICDKGRFAFRYAQQRDRLQTPLIRNPEGELVPASWPEALQIAAQGLLASRGRTGVLTGGRLTVEDAYAYSKFARVALDTNDIDFRARPHSGEEADFLAARVAGRGRDLDGTGVTYTSLEKAPAVLLAGFESEEEAPGVFLRLRKAWRGHGQQVFALATHATRGLRKAGGTLLPAAPGTETEWLDALAAGVGLEGDGAKAAEALRAEGAVIVVGERLASVAGGLTAAVRAASATGARLVWIPRRAGERGAVEAGALPSLLPGGRPATDPRAREEVAAVWGLAGLPHRYGRDTGQIVEAAATGELGALLVAGVEVADLPDPARAREALAEAGFVVSLELRPSEVTALADVVLPVAAVAEKAGTFLNWEGRVRPFEAALKPDQMTRRLAPSDARVLQMLADAMDVHLGLPDLRTIHAELDRLGAWDGPHATGPLETAAPLPRPAAGEAVLAGHRLLLDQGVLQQGDEALAGTRHAARARVSAATAAEAGVVDGDALAVTGPAGTVELPLEITEMPDRVVWLPLNSTGGGVASDTGALPGSLVRIGPATLAGEAPKEVEA; encoded by the coding sequence ATGACCGTGACCACCAGCGCCCCCGCCGGCGGGGGAGAGGCGGCGGTCCCGCCGGAAGATCTCGTCACGCTGACCATCGACGGCATCGAGATCAGCGTGCCCAAGGGCACCCTGGTCATCCGCGCCGCCGAACAGCTCGGCATCGAGATCCCGCGTTTTTGCGACCACCCCCTCCTCGACCCGGCCGGCGCGTGCCGCCAGTGCATCGTCGAGGTCGAGGGCCAGCGCAAGCCCATGGCGTCCTGCACGATCACGTGTACGGACGGAATGGTCGTGAAGACTCAACTGACCTCACCGGTCGCCGAGAAGGCCCAGCACGGCGTGATGGAGCTGCTGCTCATCAACCACCCGCTGGACTGCCCGGTCTGCGACAAGGGCGGCGAGTGCCCGCTGCAGAACCAGGCCATGTCGCACGGCAACGCCGAGTCACGCTTCGAGGGCAGGAAGCGCACCTACGAGAAGCCGGTGCCGATCTCCACCCAGGTGCTGCTCGACCGTGAGCGCTGCGTGCTGTGCGCGCGCTGCACCCGCTTCTCCAACCAGGTCGCCGGCGACCCGATGATCGAGCTGATCGAGCGGGGCGCCCTCCAGCAGGTCGGCACCGGCGAGGGCGACCCCTTCGAGTCGTACTTCTCCGGCAACACCATCCAGATCTGCCCGGTCGGCGCGCTCACCTCGGCGGCGTACAGGTTCCGCTCCCGCCCCTTCGACCTGGTCTCCTCGCCGTCGGTGTGCGAGCACTGCTCCGGCGGCTGCGCCACCCGCACCGACCACCGGCGCGGCAAGGTCATGCGGCGCCTCGCGGCCAACGACCCCGAGGTCAACGAGGAGTGGATCTGCGACAAGGGCCGCTTCGCGTTCCGCTACGCACAGCAGCGCGACCGCCTCCAGACGCCGCTGATCCGCAACCCCGAGGGCGAGCTGGTGCCGGCGTCCTGGCCGGAGGCGCTGCAGATCGCCGCGCAGGGACTGCTCGCCTCGCGCGGCCGCACCGGTGTCCTCACCGGCGGCCGGCTCACCGTCGAGGACGCCTACGCCTACAGCAAGTTCGCGCGGGTGGCGCTCGACACCAACGACATCGACTTCCGCGCGCGGCCGCACAGCGGTGAGGAGGCCGACTTCCTCGCCGCGCGGGTCGCGGGCCGCGGCCGCGACCTCGACGGCACGGGCGTCACGTACACCTCCCTGGAGAAGGCCCCGGCGGTGCTGCTCGCCGGGTTCGAGTCCGAGGAGGAGGCGCCCGGCGTCTTCCTGCGGCTGCGCAAGGCCTGGCGGGGGCACGGACAGCAGGTGTTCGCCCTGGCCACCCACGCCACGCGGGGCCTGCGGAAGGCGGGCGGCACGCTGCTGCCGGCCGCGCCCGGCACCGAGACCGAGTGGTTGGACGCGCTCGCCGCCGGGGTCGGCCTGGAGGGCGACGGGGCGAAGGCCGCCGAGGCGCTGCGCGCCGAGGGCGCGGTGATCGTCGTCGGCGAGCGGCTCGCCTCGGTCGCCGGAGGCCTCACCGCCGCGGTCCGGGCCGCGTCCGCGACCGGTGCGCGGCTGGTGTGGATCCCGCGGCGGGCGGGCGAGCGCGGCGCCGTCGAGGCCGGCGCGCTGCCCTCGCTGCTGCCCGGCGGACGCCCGGCCACCGACCCGCGCGCGCGGGAGGAGGTCGCCGCCGTCTGGGGCCTCGCCGGCCTCCCGCACCGCTACGGCCGCGACACCGGCCAGATCGTGGAGGCCGCCGCCACCGGGGAACTGGGCGCGCTGCTCGTCGCGGGCGTGGAGGTCGCGGACCTGCCCGACCCGGCCCGCGCGCGGGAGGCGCTCGCCGAGGCCGGCTTCGTGGTCTCGCTCGAACTGCGGCCCAGCGAGGTGACCGCCCTCGCGGACGTCGTCCTGCCGGTCGCCGCGGTCGCCGAGAAGGCGGGCACCTTCCTCAACTGGGAGGGCAGGGTGCGCCCGTTCGAGGCCGCGCTCAAGCCCGACCAGATGACCCGGCGCCTCGCGCCCAGCGACGCGCGCGTGCTCCAGATGCTCGCCGACGCCATGGACGTCCACCTGGGCCTGCCGGACCTGCGGACCATCCACGCGGAGCTGGACCGGCTCGGCGCCTGGGACGGCCCGCACGCCACCGGGCCGCTGGAGACCGCGGCCCCGCTGCCCCGGCCCGCGGCCGGGGAGGCGGTCCTCGCCGGGCACCGGCTGCTGCTCGACCAGGGCGTCCTGCAGCAGGGCGACGAGGCGCTGGCCGGCACCCGGCACGCCGCACGCGCGCGCGTGTCGGCCGCCACGGCCGCCGAGGCCGGCGTCGTGGACGGCGACGCGCTCGCCGTGACCGGCCCCGCCGGCACCGTCGAACTCCCGCTGGAGATCACCGAGATGCCCGACCGCGTGGTGTGGCTGCCGCTGAACTCCACCGGCGGCGGTGTCGCCTCCGACACCGGCGCGCTGCCCGGCTCCCTCGTCCGCATCGGCCCGGCCACGCTCGCCGGCGAGGCCCCCAAGGAGGTGGAGGCATGA